A portion of the Streptomyces sp. NBC_01335 genome contains these proteins:
- a CDS encoding RNA polymerase sigma factor, with translation MSASTSRTLPPEIAESESVTALIERGKADGQIAGDDVRRAFEADQIPPTQWKNVLRSLNQILEEEGVTLMVSAAESPKRARKSVAAKSPVKRTATKTVAAKTTVTRTVAASAAPAVDSADASGESGAVPAKKAVAKKAAVKKTAVKKTVAKKTAAKKSGKQDDDLLDGDEAVEDVKVGKGEDEEGEGENKGFVLSDDDEDDAPAQQVAVAGATADPVKDYLKQIGKVPLLNAEQEVELAKRIEAGLFAEDKLANADKLAPKLKRELEIIAEDGRRAKNHLLEANLRLVVSLAKRYTGRGMLFLDLIQEGNLGLIRAVEKFDYTKGYKFSTYATWWIRQAITRAMADQARTIRIPVHMVEVINKLARVQRQMLQDLGREPTPEELAKELDMTPEKVIEVQKYGREPISLHTPLGEDGDSEFGDLIEDSEAVVPADAVSFTLLQEQLHSVLDTLSEREAGVVSMRFGLTDGQPKTLDEIGKVYGVTRERIRQIESKTMSKLRHPSRSQVLRDYLD, from the coding sequence GTGTCGGCCAGCACATCCCGTACGCTCCCGCCGGAGATTGCCGAATCCGAGTCCGTCACGGCGCTCATCGAGCGGGGAAAGGCTGATGGGCAGATCGCCGGCGACGACGTGCGTCGGGCCTTCGAGGCTGACCAGATTCCGCCAACCCAGTGGAAGAATGTTCTGCGCAGCCTCAATCAGATCCTCGAGGAAGAGGGTGTGACGCTGATGGTCAGTGCCGCGGAGTCGCCGAAGCGCGCCCGCAAGAGCGTCGCAGCGAAGAGCCCGGTCAAGCGCACCGCCACCAAGACCGTCGCGGCGAAGACGACCGTGACGAGGACCGTCGCGGCATCCGCCGCTCCCGCCGTCGACAGCGCTGACGCGTCCGGAGAATCCGGCGCGGTCCCCGCGAAGAAGGCGGTGGCCAAGAAGGCCGCCGTGAAGAAGACCGCCGTGAAGAAGACGGTGGCCAAGAAGACCGCCGCCAAGAAGTCCGGCAAGCAGGACGACGACCTCCTCGACGGTGACGAGGCGGTCGAGGACGTCAAGGTCGGCAAGGGCGAGGACGAGGAGGGCGAGGGCGAGAACAAGGGCTTCGTCCTCTCCGACGACGACGAGGACGACGCTCCCGCGCAGCAGGTCGCCGTCGCCGGTGCCACCGCCGACCCGGTCAAGGACTACCTGAAGCAGATCGGCAAGGTCCCCCTCCTCAACGCCGAGCAGGAGGTGGAGCTCGCCAAGCGGATCGAGGCAGGTCTGTTCGCCGAGGACAAGCTTGCGAACGCCGACAAGCTCGCGCCGAAGCTCAAGCGCGAGCTGGAGATCATCGCCGAGGACGGCCGTCGGGCCAAGAACCACCTGCTGGAGGCCAACCTCCGTCTCGTGGTCTCGCTCGCCAAGCGCTACACCGGCCGAGGCATGCTCTTCCTGGACCTGATCCAGGAGGGCAACCTGGGTCTGATCCGCGCGGTCGAGAAGTTCGACTACACCAAGGGCTACAAGTTCTCGACGTACGCCACCTGGTGGATCCGTCAGGCGATCACCCGCGCCATGGCCGACCAGGCCCGCACCATCCGTATCCCGGTGCACATGGTCGAGGTCATCAACAAGCTGGCGCGCGTCCAGCGGCAGATGCTCCAGGACCTGGGCCGTGAGCCCACCCCGGAGGAACTGGCCAAGGAACTCGACATGACCCCCGAGAAGGTCATCGAGGTCCAGAAGTACGGGCGCGAGCCGATCTCCCTCCACACCCCGCTGGGTGAGGACGGGGACAGCGAGTTCGGTGACCTGATCGAGGACTCCGAGGCGGTCGTTCCGGCCGACGCGGTGAGTTTCACTCTCCTCCAGGAGCAGTTGCACTCGGTGCTCGACACCCTCTCCGAGCGTGAGGCGGGTGTGGTGTCCATGCGCTTCGGCCTCACCGACGGTCAGCCGAAGACGCTGGACGAAATCGGCAAGGTCTACGGGGTGACGCGCGAGCGCATCCGGCAGATCGAGTCGAAGACCATGTCGAAGCTCCGTCACCCGTCGCGTTCGCAGGTTCTGCGCGACTACCTCGACTGA
- a CDS encoding DUF7455 domain-containing protein produces the protein MTTVLTPASPLTAADRCDRCGAQAYLRVVLTSGGELLFCAHHGRKFEPELKKIAAEIQDETDRLTAVQAGAADEAQH, from the coding sequence GTGACTACTGTTCTGACCCCCGCGAGCCCGCTGACCGCAGCAGACCGCTGTGACCGTTGCGGCGCCCAGGCCTACCTGCGCGTCGTCCTCACCAGCGGCGGTGAACTGCTCTTCTGTGCCCACCACGGGCGCAAGTTCGAGCCGGAACTCAAGAAGATCGCCGCGGAAATACAGGATGAGACGGATCGGCTCACCGCCGTACAGGCCGGTGCCGCCGACGAGGCACAACACTGA
- a CDS encoding DNA gyrase/topoisomerase IV subunit B: protein MTADTSVPSTALLTGAGGVVDKDSSNYTARHLLVLEGLEAVRKRPGMYIGSTDSRGLMHCLWEIIDNSVDEALGGYCDHIEVILHDDSSVEVRDNGRGIPVDVEPKTGLSGVEVVMTKLHAGGKFGGGSYAASGGLHGVGASVVNALSARLDVEVDRNSSTHSISFRRGVPGIFVEQGPDSPFDPANGLRRTKRVPKARTGTRVRYWADRQIFLKDAKLNLETLYQRARQTAFLVPGLTIVVRDERGLDGEGKTEETFRFDGGISEFCEYLAQDKAVCDVQRLTGQGTFKETVPVLDERGHMTPTEVTRELGVDIALRWGTGYDTVVKSFVNIIATPKGGTHVAGFERSLTRTVNDALRSAKLLRVAEDDVVKDDALEGLTAVVTVRLAEPQFEGQTKEVLGTSAANRIVANVVAKELKAFLTSTKRDAKAQARAVLDKAVAAARTRIAARQHKDAQRRKTALESSSLPAKLADCRSDDVERSELFIVEGDSALGTAKLARNSEFQALLPIRGKILNVQKASVSDMLKNAECGAIIQVIGAGSGRTFDIDAARYGKIVLLVDADVDGAHIRILLLTLFQRYMRPMVEAGRVFAAVPPLHRIELVQPKKGQDKYIYTYSDGELRQTLVDLRRKNIRFKDSIQRYKGLGEMDADQLAETTMDPRFRTLRRINIGDLESAEKVFDLLMGNEVAPRKEFITSSAATLDRSRIDA from the coding sequence GTGACCGCCGATACGTCCGTGCCGTCCACTGCGCTGCTGACCGGAGCCGGCGGCGTCGTCGACAAGGACAGCTCCAACTACACCGCGCGGCACCTTCTCGTCCTCGAAGGGCTGGAGGCCGTCCGTAAGCGACCCGGTATGTACATCGGGTCGACGGACAGCCGCGGCCTCATGCACTGCCTCTGGGAGATCATCGACAACTCGGTCGACGAAGCCCTCGGGGGTTACTGCGACCACATCGAGGTGATCCTCCACGACGACTCCTCGGTCGAGGTCCGCGACAACGGCCGCGGCATTCCCGTCGACGTCGAACCCAAGACGGGCCTCTCCGGCGTGGAGGTCGTCATGACCAAGCTCCACGCGGGCGGCAAGTTCGGCGGTGGCTCCTACGCGGCCTCCGGCGGCCTCCACGGCGTCGGCGCCTCCGTCGTCAACGCGCTCTCCGCGCGGCTCGACGTGGAGGTCGACCGGAACAGCTCCACCCACTCCATCAGCTTCCGGCGCGGGGTACCGGGCATCTTCGTCGAGCAGGGGCCGGACAGCCCCTTCGACCCGGCCAACGGGCTCCGCCGGACGAAGAGGGTGCCCAAGGCACGCACAGGTACCAGGGTGCGGTACTGGGCGGACCGGCAGATCTTCCTCAAGGACGCCAAGCTCAACCTGGAGACGCTGTACCAGCGCGCTCGCCAGACCGCCTTTCTCGTGCCCGGTCTCACCATCGTCGTGCGTGACGAGCGCGGCCTGGACGGCGAGGGCAAGACCGAGGAGACGTTCCGCTTCGACGGCGGCATCAGCGAGTTCTGCGAGTACCTCGCCCAGGACAAGGCCGTCTGCGACGTGCAGCGACTGACCGGTCAGGGCACCTTCAAGGAGACCGTTCCCGTCCTGGACGAGCGCGGGCACATGACCCCGACCGAGGTCACCCGCGAGCTGGGCGTCGACATCGCGCTTCGCTGGGGCACCGGCTACGACACCGTGGTCAAGTCCTTCGTGAACATCATCGCCACCCCCAAGGGGGGCACCCACGTGGCCGGATTCGAGCGCTCGCTGACCCGTACGGTCAACGATGCGCTGCGTTCGGCCAAGCTGCTCAGGGTCGCCGAGGACGACGTCGTCAAGGACGACGCCCTGGAGGGCCTCACGGCGGTCGTCACGGTGCGGCTCGCCGAGCCCCAGTTCGAGGGGCAGACCAAGGAGGTGCTCGGCACCTCGGCCGCCAACCGGATCGTCGCCAACGTGGTGGCCAAGGAGCTCAAGGCCTTCCTGACGTCGACCAAACGCGACGCCAAGGCGCAGGCCAGGGCCGTGCTCGACAAGGCGGTGGCCGCCGCCCGCACGCGCATCGCCGCACGGCAGCACAAGGACGCCCAGCGCCGCAAGACGGCTCTGGAGTCCTCGTCCCTCCCCGCCAAGCTGGCCGACTGCCGCAGCGACGACGTGGAGCGCAGCGAGCTCTTCATCGTCGAGGGGGACTCCGCCCTCGGAACGGCCAAACTCGCGCGCAACAGCGAGTTCCAGGCCCTGCTGCCCATCCGGGGCAAGATTCTCAACGTGCAGAAGGCGTCCGTCTCGGACATGCTGAAGAACGCCGAATGCGGGGCGATCATCCAGGTCATAGGAGCCGGGTCCGGGCGGACCTTCGACATCGACGCCGCGCGCTACGGCAAGATCGTCCTCCTGGTGGACGCCGATGTCGACGGCGCGCACATCCGCATCCTGCTGCTCACGCTCTTCCAGCGGTACATGCGGCCGATGGTGGAAGCGGGCCGGGTCTTCGCGGCCGTGCCCCCGCTGCACCGCATCGAGCTGGTCCAGCCGAAGAAGGGCCAGGACAAGTACATCTACACGTACTCGGACGGCGAACTGCGCCAGACGCTGGTGGACCTGCGGCGCAAGAACATCCGCTTCAAGGACTCCATCCAGCGGTACAAGGGCCTGGGCGAGATGGACGCCGACCAGCTGGCCGAGACCACGATGGACCCCCGGTTCCGGACCCTGCGGCGGATCAACATCGGCGACCTGGAGTCGGCGGAGAAGGTCTTCGACCTGCTGATGGGTAACGAGGTCGCGCCCCGTAAGGAGTTCATCACGAGCTCGGCGGCCACGCTGGACCGCTCGCGCATCGACGCCTGA
- a CDS encoding FadR/GntR family transcriptional regulator, whose translation MSTLAHTMMTTARSADSGLAGPGDLDRYPYTEPAGDRAALRSWGGSESELGRTGRRGSASRGRGLHGQLVQQLGQMIVSGDLGADRPLVPEEIGQRFEVSRTVVRESLRVLEAKGLVSARPNVGTRVRPVSDWNLLDPDIIEWRAFGPQRDDQRRELAELRWTIEPLAARLAAGHGQEDVQQRLGDMVEIMGHALAQGDGVTFSRADAEFHALLIQAAGNRMLEHLSGIVSAALHVSGGPVTGCDRPSEASVGQHARIADALASGDSAGAESAMRQLLVVHPEVERVVPAPREH comes from the coding sequence GTGAGTACCCTTGCGCACACCATGATGACCACCGCCCGCTCCGCCGATTCCGGCCTCGCCGGCCCGGGCGATCTCGACCGTTACCCCTACACGGAGCCGGCCGGCGACCGCGCGGCGCTGCGTTCCTGGGGCGGCTCCGAATCCGAGCTGGGGCGCACCGGCAGGCGGGGGTCGGCCAGCCGTGGCCGAGGCCTCCACGGCCAACTTGTCCAGCAGCTCGGTCAGATGATCGTTTCAGGTGACCTCGGCGCGGACCGCCCCCTCGTTCCCGAAGAGATCGGGCAGCGATTCGAAGTCTCCCGCACCGTCGTGCGCGAGTCCCTGCGTGTCCTCGAAGCCAAGGGTCTGGTCAGTGCCCGTCCCAACGTGGGGACCCGGGTACGTCCGGTCAGCGACTGGAATCTGCTCGACCCCGACATCATCGAATGGCGCGCCTTCGGCCCCCAGCGCGACGACCAGCGTCGCGAGCTGGCGGAGCTGCGCTGGACGATCGAGCCGCTCGCGGCACGGCTCGCCGCCGGGCACGGCCAGGAGGACGTGCAGCAGCGGCTCGGCGACATGGTCGAGATCATGGGGCACGCGCTGGCGCAGGGGGACGGGGTCACCTTCTCCCGCGCCGACGCGGAGTTCCACGCCCTGCTGATCCAGGCCGCCGGCAACCGCATGCTGGAGCACCTTTCCGGCATCGTTTCCGCCGCACTCCATGTCTCCGGCGGCCCGGTCACCGGGTGCGACCGGCCCAGCGAGGCATCGGTCGGCCAGCACGCCCGGATCGCTGACGCCCTCGCCTCGGGCGACTCTGCGGGCGCCGAGTCGGCCATGCGGCAGCTCCTCGTCGTCCACCCCGAGGTGGAGCGAGTGGTTCCGGCTCCGCGCGAGCACTGA
- a CDS encoding S1 family peptidase: protein MSHRFARALTGAVALASAAALAAGSQASAATDSIIIGGEPVSVADSPWVVALSSRALFGESRGGQFCGAVVVAPTKVLTAAHCLGSDVLGGEVADVPDLRIVAGRDDLRGTGGREIPVKDTWINPAYDPATNVGDAAVLTLAEALPEESSIPVARDGDAAYSAGGQALVYGWGDTTGYGTYASTLRAASVQVLSDEACAAAYPGGSRGTYDASSMVCAGDPEGGYDACQGDSGGPLVVDGRLIGLVSWGNGCARADSPGVYTRVSAAVTWAEGGI from the coding sequence ATGTCCCACAGGTTTGCCCGTGCCCTGACCGGAGCGGTCGCGCTGGCATCCGCCGCCGCTCTGGCGGCCGGGTCCCAGGCGTCGGCCGCGACCGACAGCATCATCATCGGAGGAGAGCCCGTCAGCGTGGCGGACAGCCCGTGGGTGGTGGCTCTGTCCAGTCGCGCCCTGTTCGGGGAGTCGCGCGGCGGGCAGTTCTGCGGGGCGGTGGTGGTCGCTCCCACCAAGGTGCTGACAGCGGCCCACTGCCTCGGCTCCGATGTGCTCGGCGGCGAGGTGGCCGACGTACCGGACCTGCGGATCGTCGCCGGCCGGGACGATCTGCGCGGCACCGGCGGGCGTGAGATTCCGGTGAAGGACACGTGGATCAATCCCGCGTACGACCCCGCCACGAACGTGGGCGACGCCGCCGTCCTGACGCTGGCGGAAGCGCTGCCGGAAGAAAGTTCGATCCCGGTCGCCCGGGACGGTGACGCGGCCTACTCGGCGGGCGGGCAGGCGCTCGTCTACGGCTGGGGAGACACGACCGGGTACGGCACGTACGCGTCGACGCTGCGGGCGGCCTCGGTACAGGTCCTGTCGGACGAGGCGTGCGCCGCCGCCTACCCCGGCGGTTCACGGGGGACGTACGACGCCTCCTCGATGGTCTGTGCCGGCGACCCGGAAGGTGGCTACGACGCGTGCCAGGGGGACAGCGGAGGGCCGCTGGTGGTCGACGGGCGCCTCATCGGGCTGGTCTCCTGGGGCAACGGCTGTGCGCGCGCCGACAGCCCGGGGGTGTACACGAGGGTCTCCGCCGCGGTCACCTGGGCGGAAGGCGGAATCTGA
- a CDS encoding ABC transporter ATP-binding protein, translated as MLQAIGLTSARRRDLPPAVDDLTFEARSGRVTALLGVPGAGKTTALRLMLELDPGRGVTYFRGRPLHRIGHPPREVGVLLGDVPGHPARTARGQLRMLCAAAGAPLSRADEMLDVVGLSGLGDQRIGGLSVGMDRRLGLASALLGDPHTLLLDDPTDGLSSRESGWLYGLMRAHAAQGGTVLWTTSDPREAVRSADRVVTIGGGRLVADQEVADFARTRLRPRVAVQSPHAARLAAVVGREARDARRSVEIVAEEGARLSVYGSNCAEIGDAAFRHGIPVHLLADELGDAGPPAPPVPAPASAAALSELPPPITVRPPRGPLRPTRYEVRRMLGVRTTTLIMAVVLVASAAATVLLARIGGVSQPHLLAGWPALLPLPPAALGAGLLGALSYGDEFRYPALAASRGTVPRRLGLLVAKLLVTGVVAAALALLVVFCDVQLLRLLYGEKAAAVPGNATALAASWIGLSVGCAWAGLLAAGIFRVAGAGVAAVLAVPVLVVPLLQKVFAGPAAHALTGLPARLRQLAWLDIPPGPDRWLLAAGRILVQPVGLALLVSLAALVCAYVGTALRNRARW; from the coding sequence ATGCTCCAGGCCATCGGACTGACCAGTGCCCGCCGCCGCGACCTGCCGCCCGCGGTGGACGATCTCACCTTTGAGGCCCGCTCGGGCCGTGTCACGGCGCTCCTCGGCGTTCCCGGCGCCGGAAAGACGACGGCCCTGCGCCTGATGCTCGAACTCGACCCCGGACGCGGAGTCACCTATTTCAGAGGCCGTCCCCTTCACCGGATCGGGCACCCGCCCAGGGAAGTGGGCGTGCTCCTCGGAGACGTACCGGGGCATCCGGCGCGGACCGCGCGCGGGCAACTGCGCATGCTCTGCGCCGCCGCGGGCGCGCCTCTGTCACGTGCCGACGAGATGCTCGACGTCGTCGGTCTCTCCGGGCTCGGCGACCAGCGTATCGGCGGGCTCTCCGTCGGGATGGACCGCAGACTGGGGCTCGCCTCGGCCCTGTTGGGCGACCCGCACACCCTGCTGCTCGACGATCCCACCGATGGCCTGTCCTCCCGCGAGAGCGGCTGGCTGTACGGACTGATGCGGGCGCACGCGGCCCAGGGGGGCACGGTGCTGTGGACCACGAGCGACCCCAGGGAAGCCGTCCGCTCGGCGGACCGTGTCGTCACCATCGGCGGCGGCAGGCTCGTGGCCGACCAGGAGGTGGCCGACTTCGCCCGTACCCGGCTCCGCCCCCGCGTCGCCGTGCAGTCCCCGCATGCCGCCCGTCTCGCCGCGGTGGTCGGCCGGGAAGCCCGGGACGCCCGCAGGTCCGTGGAGATCGTGGCCGAGGAAGGCGCTCGCCTCTCGGTCTACGGGAGCAACTGCGCGGAGATCGGGGACGCCGCGTTCCGGCACGGCATCCCCGTACACCTGCTCGCCGACGAGCTCGGTGACGCAGGCCCTCCCGCGCCCCCCGTACCGGCGCCCGCCTCCGCGGCGGCGCTCTCCGAACTGCCGCCACCCATCACGGTGCGCCCGCCGCGGGGCCCGCTGCGCCCGACGCGGTACGAGGTGCGGCGCATGCTGGGGGTGAGGACAACGACGTTGATCATGGCGGTGGTTCTGGTCGCATCGGCTGCCGCCACCGTCCTGCTGGCACGTATCGGGGGAGTCTCGCAGCCGCATCTGCTCGCCGGCTGGCCGGCGCTGCTGCCGCTCCCTCCGGCGGCGCTCGGGGCCGGACTACTGGGAGCACTCTCCTACGGTGACGAATTCCGCTACCCGGCTCTCGCGGCAAGCAGGGGGACAGTGCCGAGGCGACTCGGTCTGCTCGTGGCGAAACTCCTCGTCACCGGCGTGGTGGCAGCGGCTCTCGCGCTCCTCGTCGTGTTCTGCGACGTCCAGCTGCTCCGACTTCTCTACGGGGAGAAAGCGGCCGCGGTGCCGGGGAACGCGACCGCCCTGGCGGCGAGTTGGATCGGCCTGTCGGTCGGCTGCGCGTGGGCGGGCCTGCTCGCGGCGGGAATCTTCCGGGTGGCCGGGGCCGGAGTGGCGGCGGTGCTCGCCGTTCCCGTGCTCGTGGTGCCGCTGTTGCAGAAGGTGTTCGCCGGGCCCGCCGCGCACGCGCTCACCGGCCTTCCCGCGCGCCTGCGTCAACTGGCCTGGCTCGACATCCCGCCGGGGCCGGACCGGTGGCTGCTGGCAGCCGGCCGGATTCTGGTTCAGCCCGTCGGTCTCGCGCTCCTGGTCTCGCTGGCGGCTCTGGTCTGCGCCTACGTCGGTACCGCCCTCCGGAACCGGGCGCGTTGGTGA
- a CDS encoding DUF1453 domain-containing protein — protein sequence MSGVVSALVIVAVAGWTLLRQFSARPLSARWWLLPAILAVLALRGGSLLDARHETLSAEVLTAELVLGLVLGAGWGWATRIWREPDGTPWSKGTRATAFVWAGGLVLRAALWAVGAAAGLEQSTDGLLLALAVTLLARGGVLAWRLEGLPLHAGPAGGPGDRSPAAIGPVDGIRTPTAGKDLP from the coding sequence ATGTCCGGCGTTGTCAGTGCTCTCGTGATCGTCGCCGTCGCCGGCTGGACGCTGCTGCGCCAGTTCTCGGCACGTCCGCTGTCGGCCCGGTGGTGGCTCCTTCCCGCGATCCTGGCGGTGCTCGCTCTGCGCGGCGGGTCGCTGCTCGACGCGCGTCACGAGACCCTTTCGGCGGAGGTGCTGACGGCCGAGCTCGTCCTCGGGCTCGTCCTCGGCGCCGGCTGGGGATGGGCGACCCGTATCTGGCGCGAGCCGGACGGCACCCCGTGGTCCAAGGGCACTCGTGCCACGGCCTTCGTCTGGGCGGGTGGTCTGGTGCTCCGTGCCGCCCTCTGGGCCGTCGGGGCGGCCGCAGGGTTGGAGCAGAGCACCGATGGTCTCCTGCTCGCCCTGGCCGTGACCCTGCTGGCGCGAGGAGGGGTTCTGGCCTGGCGCCTCGAGGGACTGCCACTCCATGCGGGACCCGCCGGAGGCCCCGGGGACAGGTCACCCGCCGCGATCGGTCCCGTCGACGGGATACGGACGCCAACGGCCGGAAAGGACCTTCCGTGA